A single region of the Phormidium ambiguum IAM M-71 genome encodes:
- a CDS encoding Uma2 family endonuclease has product MTASPTQILTLEEFLKQVYLEESPAWEYINGVAVQKPMPKIRHSILQKRLLREVDIHSDNYTALPELRCTFGGRSIVPDIAVVAWNRIPVNEAGEPEDNFNKAPDWTIEILSPEQKVNRVIDNILHCLRHGCKLGWMIDPDDYSILTFMPQQEPDVYRGQNQLPVIEGVNLTLSAEEVFTWLKIDRR; this is encoded by the coding sequence ATGACAGCTTCTCCCACTCAAATTCTTACCCTGGAAGAATTCCTCAAGCAAGTATATTTAGAAGAATCTCCAGCATGGGAGTACATCAATGGAGTTGCTGTGCAAAAACCTATGCCCAAAATCCGACATTCTATCTTACAAAAACGTCTTTTAAGGGAAGTAGACATTCATAGTGATAACTATACAGCATTGCCGGAATTGCGATGTACTTTTGGCGGACGTTCCATTGTTCCTGACATTGCAGTAGTCGCATGGAATCGAATCCCAGTCAATGAAGCCGGAGAACCAGAGGATAATTTCAATAAAGCACCTGATTGGACAATAGAAATTCTTTCACCTGAGCAGAAAGTAAACCGTGTCATTGATAATATTCTGCACTGTTTGAGACATGGCTGTAAGCTAGGTTGGATGATCGACCCAGATGATTATTCAATTTTAACTTTTATGCCGCAACAGGAACCTGACGTTTATCGAGGGCAAAATCAACTCCCAGTTATCGAAGGAGTTAATTTAACATTATCAGCAGAAGAAGTTTTTACCTGGTTAAAAATTGATAGGCGTTAA